DNA from Elaeis guineensis isolate ETL-2024a chromosome 2, EG11, whole genome shotgun sequence:
tttCTGTCAGGTGGCTCCCCAGGCCCATTCCTGTCGAAATTTGTTGTGTTTGTTGTTCCTAGCAGTGTTTCATTTTTATATAACAAGTTTGTGAGAACCTAGATCACCATATTGGAAGATGTGTCTTGGAAACATGTTGCACTAGTGTACACCCTTTGAAAGTTTCCTGTTACGAAAATCTCTTGTTGTTGCTTCCAATTATGTTTTTATATATTAACAACATTTTCAGCTCACTTTCAAAATGCTTCTTGTGCATTTCTCTAATGTTTCTAAGCATTTTCCACATTTGAGACATGGAACTGAATTCTGGTGCTTGATGTGTTTCATGAGATGATGAGAATGCTTGGTAGCTCAGAATACCTGCATCAGACTACTCCCTTGAAAACTGTAATTATATCTGGACTGCCAAAAGTTAAGTAAAAGAAATACTCCTAATGTCGATATTTGTAGCTTTGCTGGTATAAGCTTGTTTTAACAAGTGCAattgatgattttcttattaagagGTGTTTTCTCATATGAAAGCACCTCATCATCGTGATTCTAGATATCATGGTTAACCAGAATCTCTCATGAGTCTGTCTTTGTTGCTTTCAACATCTTTACAAACAATAGCAGGTTTTATTCATCTTTtaacagaaataatttttttcttcaatacaTCCAGTCAGCAATATTTTCAATCTGCAGCATTCTCCACCCTCAAGCATCGTGAGCCCATGAGTTGAGCGTACATGTCATCTTCTTTCCCCTGATTGTTATCTTGTTTCATGTTAATCAAGATCTAATCTTGATTCTGTTATAGCCTTAGATTAAGTGGCCTTTGATGTAGATTTAGAAAGTTGTTAATAATGATTCTCATTTGATAGAAAAAATTGTTACGACATTACCTACCTTTGGGCCAGCAGAAACCCTAATCAAGTTGTGAAAATTTGTGGGTGCCCTGAAGAATGCAAGAAAGATCGTGCTTCAGTACAGTGGGAATGTGAAATCTGATTTGGAAGTTTTCTTTTTTGCACTAATGGCAAAGATTAGGACATATGAAGAGAAAGAagatgctgaagtagagaaaaagTTAAAGGGGAtaataaaggaaaaaaagaaaagctaagagacaagaaaaagaaaagtgttTCAGATTTATAAATCGATCCCATCAACTAATCTTACCGGTTTTGTTTACTAGTGCTTGGCATGTGTGAAACACATGAGAGAAAGATGGATAGCCATGACccttacttttttaaaaaaaattgtactGATAAATGCACTCTCACCTTTTTTTGGTATGTTATTCTGTTCTCTGTTAACATAGCGGGTTTTGAATgaagagattgtaatttgaaagaagaaggaagaacaaGGTGCAGGAATGGACGGAAGAAGAGCAAAGCATAAATAGAAAAGATAACATTGCTTAGCCTTGCATGCAACCCAACCATGTTACAATGTGTCATCATTATTTGCAAATTAATAcaccagatttttttaaaatcataacagacttctttctttttaatttttattctattcatCAAAAAAGCTGTTAAGCTAAGGTACTTGTTGGTTGTTAGGGGAAGCATGCCATTCACTTTCTCATGATGAAGCCACCATTACATTATGTTGACTATTACAGGGATTGTCATTGGAAAAGCTTTcagctttttcttcattttttgcaTGCTAGGGTTGATAATGTATTATGCTATACTAATTTAGTCCCCCTTAAAACGCCTGAATCATCTGTGTTGGATCAGAGTTAAGAATCCTTCATCAATTTTACATTTTAAGGTGTGAAACATCAAAAATATTTCCATCTCTATGTTGTCACAGATTATACGTTCTTCTCTTAAAATCCCTGACCCCTtacagaaaaggaaaaaaagcacCTGGTAAAGAATCAAATCCAACTTGTCATTTCTTATAAAATCAAATTGGTTTCTCAAAAGTCTAAGATGTAAtgctttatttttaatttcaagtaTGGCCAAAAGTAAGCCATGGAATACTAAGCACTTAATATTCCCAATCAGTCAATTTCAGTTGTTACATTTTTCATTTGTTCTATAGGAGCTTAACCGCCCAAACTTTCCGCAGTTAATGGACATTGCTAGCCTTTGTCATTTTCTTTTAGTCAAGGATACATTTCCTacatatatttcataattatgtCGCATCTTCTAAACTGTAATTTGCATTGCAGGTTTTACTGGAATAGATGATCCATATGAGCCACCTTTAAATTGTGAGGTACatcttcattttttattaatatatattgtcATTCTATATTTGCAGTATATATCACGAAAATACTTTTTGTTGTTTGTCTACATAATGCAAGGCAAAACTCGGGATATCTTGTCATTAGCCATTGTAACACGTCCATGAATTAATTatatgaagttatgcatgttgtGAACTGAATTACTTCTCCTTTATGGTGCTAAAGATTGAAAAAAATAACTTTCAGAACTGGTCACTCATGATGTGCATGTCTAATGTTCTTTTATGTTTGCAGTAGAAACACTTTACAGAAATTTCTTGGGGAAGTCTTGAAAATGCGAACTAGGTGGAAGATCTTGGCTTGAGTAGATCAGTTTCTGATCAAAATAGTTTGACTCAGTCCATGTTCTGAAAACTTGAAGAAATTTGAAAGACACAAAAGACATATGTTAAATCCAtgaaaaaacttaaaaataaaagaaaataataatatctcTGATATTATTTTTGCTTTTTCTTGCAAAACCTGTAACATAACAAGGTCTAAGAAGTACCAAGCGTAAAGAAAAATTAGTATGTCCAGAGTTCTTGTCATCTTCACATCCAAAACTTATCTTATCAACATCAGTTTGTGCGAAGACTACCACATATAGGTAGGAAGTAATGCATTTCCGGTTACAGATTAAGTTTGGGCAGCTGCAGACCGATGCTCAGGAGTTCTCATAGTCTTGGAAAGGAGGAAGACAAAGTGTGAAGATGACAAGATTTAGTATGTAGAATTGCTTTCCTCTTTGAAGCACAAATAAAGGCTGGATGTCAAGTTGAAACATAGGCAACAAGAATTCCGAACGCAAATGATTACAGATTACATTGTTGACAAGCAGAATAAAAGGCTAGAGAGAACTATTTGATTAGGCATAAGTTACTTGTGAGTTAAAAAAAAATGCTTAGTTTGGATTTGAATTGAGTTGGATGCTCTGAAGAGGCAAGCAGTGACTGTCATGTGCTAAAGCTGGCATAAATGAATGGTTCTGACTTGCTTCAATCCCTTTCCATCAACTATGCATGACTATATACGTCTGAACAAGTTCATGCTGTTGTGAGTCAAGCAACAAAAGCAGATCAAGCCAACAAAGTTTTGGACCATGTAGTTCTGATAATTCCATGAGTattttacttgtaaaaattaatttgatcatcaattttCAAAACATAGTTTTGGGATTTTGAACCTTTATCAGGGAGTCTCATCTGTGAAAATACGTTGCTTGGCATGATCTGAATCAAAGTGACTGAGATAagtagaagaaaaggagagaattaATGGATCATTTTCAACATATGGTTACAATGCATTTAGTCCAGATAATTAGATGACATTCTTACATCCTTTGTAAATGgccatatacatctcttcaggATTAACATGTGCATGGAACAGATATGACGATATGTTTTCTAGATAGATCTGATGAATAGGATATCTGGAAACTGCATTCATCATATCAGTCGCATATTATCAGTGTTTATGCCTAATTACACCAAAGTTCGAGACTCTGAATATTTAGTGTCAGCATTCTGAAGTATCCCAGTTAGCTAAAGTTTCTACAAAACATGTGAACATGGAgcgtttttgaataaattatttcaaaccaatgTGATCTATTCTGGAAAGACAAAAACACTGGGTAACCAGAGGCTCAATGCAAACTTGATACCATGATGTTTTGCCTTAATTGATATTAGTGTTGCCTATTCTTCTAGCTTCTCAGGCTTTTACGCATTCGATTATCATGAGGACAAATGATAATCAGGCAGGATACTTCATTGTGCAGTGATTATGGCTAAAATATTTTGTTTTAGAATAATAAGAAACAAATGAAACAGacatataatttttaaaagaaaatgttCAATCACTGCATTTCAAGTCAAGGTTCTTTGTACTGGTGCATACTGCTTTGTACTGGAGATACCGTACCATACTGGTACCAAACCAAACTGGAGCATATTGAGTCTTGGTATGCCAAACCAACCCTTGTACCGGATATATTGGCATTGTATCAGTATGGTATCAGTACAAGGTCCAGTAACGAGATGACAAAACTTGTTCCAAGGAACTTAGTGGCGTCATTTTGCAGTGTGGTTGTTTTCCATATGGATGATTTATAGTCATCTCTTCAAGGAGAAAAAAGATTGTATACTTCAAAATTTTGGTATTTTTCTCCCTGTCCAGCCATTGATTGCTATCATAAGATGATACGTTGCTGACAGAAATATTCTCACACATCATCAGATTTTCTGACAAATACTTCTCTAGTGAAGGGAAATTGTTCTCTCTAATGGAGTAAAATTGTTACAAAGAGATAAGAACTCTCCTAGGTTGACTGTGttcattaattatattattaataaaattgtctGCTACAATTATGCTATATTGATCAATCATTACTTTGTTTTATTTCCAGCCAGAGAATGTCTTATCCAACCATATGTCTGGTGTTTTATGTTCCTCCATGCATTGTAAACTCAAAGAAAGCTGTTTGTAGAAAATGATATGATATGTTCAAGTTGCAAACAGTGCCCGCATGATGAAAAGCTTATAAAAAATGGGGGAATTTTAGGAAATGTTTAACACTAATCTCTAATCTCTACCATATATAACATGAGACCTGTGGGAAGCCAACAACATGCTtcataaattctatccctttttcaGTAAATACAGGTCTTCTCTTTCACCTCTCCCCTAGTCctgttccaattttttctctctgtttttttttcttttaatgtgTGTTTTTGTGCATGTGCCTGTTTGCGCTTACGGCATGCGTATGCCTGCACTTGCTTCTGGGGTGGGGGGATTTGGTATGTCTACAAAAATGCAAGTGTTTTTATCAGttacataattgaaaattattaaaaatgGAATATGTTAccagaaataaaaaaaatcctcaaacAATCTACCAGGTGATGGGATTACAAGCAAGCAACTATCCATCAAGCATATCATGTGCCACAGATACTAATGATATTAAATATCCTGTTATGGTAAATGGTTTTGACATCCAGTACTGTGTGGTAGGCCAGTTTAGGCGAATGGTTTCAGTTCATCTGAAACATTGTGTCAAGATACTAGATTAAAATGGTTTATCTTGAAGTATCAATATATTTTGTTTGAGATTTTGTCCCAAAAAGATTAAGATCAGGAACCAAACATAGAAAGAAAAATCAGTTCCATCTATTCAAATTTTCTTCAGCCATGGTTGTATGATCTTAACTGCATtcaaacaaaagaagaagaagaagaagaagaagaagaaaaactctTTTGAGGTTTGTATAAACTATGCAGTAATATATGTTGCTCGTTTGCCTATAATCTTAGTGCATGGACACCATTACTTCATAAAAAGTTTAcaattacctgcaaaataaatAAACAAGAAGGGGAATGGAGCTTTTCCTTTGAATCGTGGAGAAGCTACTGTATCATGTATTTTTGTTCTTTCACATGCTTGTACTTGAGACTTATAATTTATGTATACAAGTTTATTTCAGTAACTATATGCCTAATCTAATAATATTTGCCATTTTCTTGCAGATAGAGATAAAACAAGAAAATGGATTTTGCCCTCCTCCCTCTGACATGGCAGGAGAAGTTGTAACTTATTTAGAGGAGAAAGGGTTTATGCAAGAGTAGCAAAGATATGCGTAGACTTCATTGCTGATCTGCTAACTTGCATTATCTTGCAGTCCTTGGAGATTATTCTTTGTAATTGTGGTACCATGAACATGAAACTATTCCCCCCATTTTGATCTATcataataatatcttttagttCATTGGTGAAAAGAATTATTTGTCCTGAAAATTTATATCTAGATGGATGCTACTTTGTTAAAATAGTGTTGCCTAATGTTTGGCTTGCCGAAGACATGTATGCTGCAATGATGCTGCAGATTTTACCATTTCAAACTAAATCATGCTGTTTCAAAATAATTGTTAAAAGAGATGAGGTCTTTCTGATAGGTCAATGGATTGCATGCACCAAAAGGCACTGTAATCATTGCAAGAGAAATCTGGTAGCAGTTGACACCAagggaaaaaaaatgaagaagcatGAAAAGATCCACGATTCTCTTCGATAAGAATCCAATAATTGCTTTTGATGGAAAGATCTCAGGGTACATCACCAAAAAAAATCAACTGGCACGGATGCTTACTACAAATTATAATTCAGATTAGAAAATTACATCAGGCCATTAAACATAAACTATACCAATTGACACTTTCACTTTTAAATTGGCTGATCCTGTATTAATTTGGCAGATTTTAGAcatctaaaattcaaaaaatgatgAGGTTCAATATAGGATCATGTAACCGTGGATTGCATCAATTCACTATTTTAATTTGGTTCTCTAAACAATATATCGTTTATACTTAGCCTGTTCCTCAAACCATTGTCAGTTCTATACGGACCACATGGTAATGTTATATCCATCTACACGTGCATTATATAAAATTTCTCCATGTGCTTGATAAGTTGTAATATCGTAATTAAATAGAACTTACGTATATCCCATCCATAAACAAAGTCTTCCTATATAAATTCAATGCTGGTCATACATGTCTGTAACAAATAGTTCAACTTTCAAAAATTGATCCGGCTAAAACCAACCATCTCAATAGGAAAAGATCCTATCAACTTAGCACGACTCAATCTCCACCTATACCTATTTATCAAAAGCAAGCTCTCGTACAATCCGCAAGATCCGAGTAAAATTGTGGTTGGATGATACAATCCCTTCTCACTTTAGGCATAAGATGGAGGCTCAATTATGATAGATATAATCATCTTAATTGTTGCCTGAGCTCTAGGTTTGCTTTGCTCGGAGAGAAATTATTAGTTGAACTAGGTCTAATTGGCAATATAAATTCCGAGATAACTGAATTCTAACCACTATTTTGATCTTGGATAGCTTAAGTACGAGAGGACAACGTCGTGAGCGACCATTGGATTGGTACTTTAAAACTGCTGCATCTAATAATTTCTCTTGCCAGTGGGCTTGTCTTTTGGGACTGttattttgagaataaaaaattCATCCACGAACTTATATTTTTTTacgtaaatattttttaaataatatttaaataaaaaaataatttatttatatgttttatatattaaaaaataatttaaaaatctgttatctatattttttttgtattattagtTTTCTGAATAAATTGCTCACATCTGTctatattttcataatattttttattatataaatattattataataatataatatattatattatattttatatattataatatataatattatataaatatattcataaatatagataatataagttatatataatataatataatataatataatataatataatatataatattaaaataaattaaaataatacattattatattatattataatttattattatgataataatataagatattaatattatattatagtaataaaataagatattatactataacattatattattataatagtatattatattaaaataataaaatattattgttcGATAATATTATTGTATTAGGTTATATAAAAGATAGTAttatatactattatattattattatgggGTTTGGGTTATATcaggaatgaaataaaaaaaattatttttttgattaaaattatattaGTATTTTGTGGATAAAtgatatatatgaaaaaataatttattcatatagaAAAATATGAGAAACTGGGTAAGTTGGTCACCAACCTCCTTATAATATTTATCCATCAAAGAATGGACCCATGGGAGAAGTGAAAACCCATGTGGTAAGTCACTTTTCATATTTTATGGTAAGTGGAAATTCATAGAAGAGAtgaattttggtattttttatggaATAAAAAGtggtgatattttttttttttcaaaatatcttttaagCTCTATGTCTAAGATTttgtaaaatatcaataaatggtTACGATGAAATACtaaatagtgatataatattatattaatattatattaatatttatataatattaatatatatcttaatatttatataatattaatattataattataatatttattatattttaatattattttaatatatatactaatataatattaatataataatatatatatatctatattattaaatttattatattaaaatattaatattttattaatataatatcaatatatagtagtattatattaacacaataaattattataatttaatagtatattataatatattaatattatattaatattaatatttatataaattttatgaataaaaaaatataattttgtatatattaaaaatataataaatatttttcataattaaaaaaaataaatattcaaccAAACACTCTGCGATCCTTCTCCGAAGCAAACGCGTCTTCGAGGGAGGCAGAGGGTAAGGGataaactaatattttttaaaaaataacaaataaaaaAGCCAGGCAGCCGTCCAGCGCCGTTCGATTTCTTGCGACTTTCTATTTTCACGCCTGGCACATCGACTGGTTAAATAAAGATCGCAAGCGAAACGATGGGAGGAGGAACAGCCACAGCAGCCGCCGAAGAAGAGTTGGAGGGAGGGGTTTGGTGGAGATCGTGTTGGAATGGCGTCGTCGTCGTCGTGGTTGCAATCTTTTTTTCTCAATCCCCGCCGAAACTGGTTCGCCGCCCAGCACTACAAGGCCGTCTCCAAGCGCCTCAAGAAATACGGTCCGATctcccttcttctttctctctcttaggGTTTCTGGTCTGGAGATGGATTTTGATTTTGGTTTTATGGTTATTTTCCCCTTCCGATCTAGGGTTGCGTTACGATGATCTCTACGATCCGATGTACGATCTGGACATCAAGGAGGCGCTGGCCCGGCTCCCGCGCGAGGTGGTGGACGCCAGGAACCAGCGCCTCAAGCGCGCATTGGATCTCTCCATGAAGCACGAGTACTTGCCGGAGGACTTGCAGGTCGGTTCTTGTTCGATGCTCTCGTTTTGCCTTAACCCGTTTTCTTGATGGTAATCTAAGAAGGTAGAGCTGGTACCTGGTTCCTGATCCGTGTTGGTATTGGTATTATTAGATCAAATTATTGATTCGTTAGCGTTCTCTTTTATAATTCGATGCTTCTTTGATTTAGATGAGATAGTACCCAAAATAtaggtttttaatgattttgaacgATTTATGGAAATCTAAAGAAGATCGATTTGTCATGTGGCGCCTGATTTTCTTGTTTATATGGGTATGTTTTGTTACATCGATTTATTTCTTTACGGCTCCTGTAGAATTGAATTCTTCTTTTGTTTATGTGAAATTagcaaaaaaagatatttttttctcattgatGTAGAATGTTTCTCTAGAgggatctgtaaaaaaaaaaaaaaaggatgtaaTATGAGCTGCAGTTACATCGATAGCATTGAAAACATTGCCCTTTGAGTTTTCTATAAGAACCGGTTGTCTGCAAAGAAGGGTGTGGTAGTAGTGTTCTAGGCCTCTTTAAGAATATGGCTATTGTTGATGGAACTTTTAGTTTGGGCCAAGTTATGCATGTGCTCTTGACAAGATTTGTTGAGTACCTCATAAAATACTATGTGGAAGGATGGATTGTGGCACATGTTGATTGGTGAGTGGTTGTGGAGATCAGAATATAAGAGTCTTATTGTAACAAAGGAAAGAATAAAAAGAATGTGTCTAGAAGTAATTATTAAGTAACTATTATTTTCTGAGATTCCCTTAGTTAAATTCATGCTGGATCAAGTTGTCAGGTTACCAAGAATTCAGTATGATACACATGGTGTGAATCATGTACCAGCTTTGACTAACCAGTGTTGCAGTGTTGTGTTGTTGCACTTTGAAATGCCTGAAGCTGCTTGAACTTAAGAAGTTGTGTTGGTTTTACATGACTCGTTCTCCAACATTGCTTCTATCTCCAAATTTTCACCAACACTTTACCTGATTTGGAGTTTGTGGACTGTTGGTTTGAGGTGGGAGAAGTTATTTTTCAATATGTAAACCCCATTTTTAAGAGTTCTATATGGCTTTTTGTAAATTTCGAGGATCACTTGTTTCAGTATTGTTCCATAATTGTGCTTTGCAGTCATAAACAAAGCCGTTGGCTTGTTATTTTCATTCAGTTTTGAAaaggtctttagtattttttaggaACAAAATAGGAATTTTAAAATAACTGGAGGCATATTCATCCAAATTGGTTGAAGTTCAAGTTTTGATATATCATGATTGCATCCAAATCACAAACATCCTAACCTTTACCTTTTCTAATGAGAACTTCCCAGAAGTCAGGAATATagtaaatattaataaatttaaaagaaTCAGATTATAACGCTAGTGACCCATTGTGTAATCTGCAGGCATCCTTTTGAGTATGAAACatgatatttttgaatttatttatcAGTGATCAAAACATCCAGAAATGAAGATGTTATGAGTAATCAAACTACATTGCTATACGCATTTAATAAAATACTATGCATCATTATATTTACCAAATGATCTTATTTATTATCTTGCATAAATAATGCTTCATGATGGATCTTGAGAAAAGAATCTAATGTGGAGGAACAGCATAGGTTCCATCTTCTGGATATCATTCCTGCCAACCTTTTGTATGGACTTTGAGATGAATAACAGCAGGCGACATCCTTTTAATATAGGAGCATGGTTTGAAGATTATCTTGGCCTGTGCTCGGAATATGATAGAGGCACTGCAAAATAGTTCCCACTTTTGTTTCACCAAAAAGACCATTGCTATGAAAATGGGTGGGATCATTCTGAGTACTTAGCCATGCCGACTTAGCACTAAGTAATAGATAACCTACATCATACGTAGACATGCAATGCATGCACATGTGCGTGCCTAGTTCTAAGTTGCATTCACTAACTCAAGTCCACCTTAAAGTTATTCCACCTTACTAGCATTGTCAGGACTATACAAAACTGGAGAATCTTTGCTACTGCAAACTTTAGGCCATATACAACTATAATACCTGACTAAAATATGCTTAAGTCTCATCTATCCAAATTCTGAAATTTTTTGTTGATCTAGCATGATTTTTTGCTACAGGAGAGAACCCCTTcaccattgtcaacttcattcATGTTAAACTTGAGTCTAGATGTAGGTTGTCAGATAGTCCTATACTTAGAAAGAAATCTTGGCTTGCAGTACATCAAGGCCATTAATCAAAGTTAGTTATTGACAAGTCAATATGTGaattcaagagaaaatctttattGATCACGAGAAGGCAATTATCCACTCCTTGCCCACCTAGTGGCCCAGATATACTTTTATTGTACATCTTCACTTTTATACTCATTAAAATCATGAAACATTTAAATTATTGTATATGCCCACAAGTCCATGCATCATGTGTTCATCTGCCCGTTGAGCTTCCAAGTTGTTCATGACAATAATGCTGGTTCTAGTATTTGTAGGATTCCCTTTGATTCCACTGGATGAAGAATGATTACTTTTTACAGAAAAGAATTCTGAAACCTAGAAAGGAGACTTCAGAGAAGTTGGTGTGCTCCTTGTTGGTTTCATCAACTCTAAAATCTATTTGTATAATAACGCTTTTTCAAGAGACTTGCTACATAGGAAACTGAAGAACATTATTATGAGGTATAGATGGTCTTAGGGTTCATGTAGAGAAATCAGTTGATCCTGTCATATGTCTGCATGGCATTTATCTTTATGGGCTAACCATTCTGGCTTTATccataaaattatttaaagattATATGTGAACCAGCCCTTCTTCTCTACCTTTCTTTTTGTAGACTATAGTATCATGTTTTAAACATAGATATAACTGAATAATGTATTTCATGTACTTGCGTAGTACATCCAAGTTTGTGGCATCAAATCCTTTTGTTTGCTATGAATAATCCAGCTCATGTAATAATATCTGTAGGTATTGCGGCAATGTAGCTGCATACCTTTTATGGTTGCTCCTTTGTTCCCCAGATATGTAACAACCATACTTTTAAAATGGTCTGCCCGCTGATAGATTGGAGTACTTCTCGTTTGGCATTATACCAAACTTTCAAGGGGTCCTTAGCcttgaaaatcattttttttcctctcttagcGCGCCAATTGTTAAAATAAAATCCATGTATATAGTGTCAACTTGGTCATATAGTTTTGCTTTTCACATTTATATTAATCACTGATACCaaccttttttattttcttcttctttgcagGCATTACAGACACCATTTAGAAGCTATCTTAAGGATATGTTGGCTCTTGTAAGTGTTTCTATGAGCCAATTTTACCTAAACATTTTGTCAGTCAGCTTCTCTGGTTACTTAGAATTTGTCTTTATGTGGCATTTTTCCAAGCATGTGTATGGTATCCTTCTGCAATTTGTGTCTACAAACATTTTAGAAGGACAACCTTTTGCTCTTCTCTGCCGGTTGATTGGGGTTGCATTGTAATGCAATGCTAAGGCAATAGTTTATACGCCATTTTCATAATAAATTCTATTTTTAATGAGTAGTTGTTTGAAGTCTGCTAACATTTGCTTAGCAGCATTGCCATTTAATCTACTGAAGCTTCTAGATGAACATATGGCTTGTCAATTTGAAAAGTAAGTGCGCTTAATGTTCTTTATATAtggttatataaataataatttctaATATACTAATCGATCAATATATCTAATATACTAATTGATATGGTTTTACAAACAGACTGAATTTTTATTTGCTTAGCCTTTTTTGAAGATATTGCATATATGATAATGTGCTACATTTAAGTACACCTATTTTGTAAGCCTTTCTGTTTCTCATATTTTCACTTGAAACTGGCATTGCTCTCTATTTCATGGAGGCAAAATGCTTTGGTGGCTCTGCTATTAAAAGCCAACACACAGGTAGTGGGTGTGCCTGCCAGACCTTTCTGTTTAGTCTGATAAAAGTAAAATGATTTTATTGCATGCTTCATTTGGGGAAACGCACTCATGCTCAAATGCAGCCAAATAAAAAAAAGGGTATATTCATCCATTCGCATAAATAAATTTCATCAGGCAACCATTAGATAGTCCATCATTTGCTTGCACATGCTGGATTCATGGTGAAGAAAATCTTCTATCTTCCAACTACCAATTAAATGGTGTCTACCTCTTTCATTCATATCTGTAGTCCTCTATCTCTTTCTTCGCTTAAGTCTTATTATCTTTAACAATTGCAATCAGAAGTTCAGAACCACCTCTCTCTCCGTGGTTTAAATTCTGTGGGATGAAAGTGTTCTAGTTTATCCATGAAATTGGATGCCTTGCTGTCCTGCCTTATCACGACAATGA
Protein-coding regions in this window:
- the LOC105054879 gene encoding cytochrome b-c1 complex subunit 7-2, mitochondrial; protein product: MASSSSWLQSFFLNPRRNWFAAQHYKAVSKRLKKYGLRYDDLYDPMYDLDIKEALARLPREVVDARNQRLKRALDLSMKHEYLPEDLQALQTPFRSYLKDMLALVKKERAEREALGALPLYQRNIP